The following proteins are encoded in a genomic region of Astatotilapia calliptera chromosome 22, fAstCal1.2, whole genome shotgun sequence:
- the LOC113014099 gene encoding sodium bicarbonate cotransporter 3-like isoform X5 produces MDCPSEQMRPLLRAGLDEEAIVDHGKTSFATLSNYEKDDFESHRAVYVGVHVPLGRESKRRHRHRGHKQRKKKNRDSEEGKEDGRDSPTYDTPSQRVQFILGTEDDDLEHVPHDLFTEMDELSFRDGTATEWRETARWLKFEEDVEDGGERWSKPYVATLSLHSLFELRSCILNGTVLLDMRASSIEEIADMVIDSMVASGQLKEDLRDKVREAMLKKHHHQNERKLSNRIPLVRSIADIGKKHSDPLLLEKNGEGLSSSRLSLHKPGTASSVSNLSQRRESRVSVLLNHLLPSSSSNTGLFPGPSPFTTPQALRRSQSPSHRQGVVLGPQGIPEVVVSPPEDEDPPEEEAVSPQLSRRASSASQSVELLPLEGPLVSQNSVPNNLDSNKAMDRRPSKVGVSRESSSVDFSKVDMNFMKKIPPGAEASNVLVGEVDFLEKPIIAFVRLSPAVLITGLTEVPVPTRFLFLLLGPHGKGPQYHEIGRSMATLMTDEIFHDVAYKAKDRTDLLSGIDEFLDQVTVLPPGEWDPTIRIEPPKNVPSQIKRKIPLQPNGSAPPAGELEKEEDHHAGPELQRTGRIFGGLVLDVKRKAPFYWSDIRDALSLQCLASVLFLYCACMSPVITFGGLLGEATKGNISAIESLFGASLTGVAYSLFAGQPLTILGSTGPVLVFEKILFKFCKDYSLSYLSLRTSIGLWTAFLCILLVATDASSLVCYITRFTEEAFAALICIIFIYEALEKLFHLGELYPVNMHNSLDNLTLYSCQCSPPANATDEVMQKWNQSGYSPDSIEWSSLSVSTCKLLHGDFVGPACGHHGPYIPDVLFWSVILFFTTFFLSSFLKQFKTERYFPTRVRSTISDFAVFITIMIMVLVDYLMGIPSPKLNVPDRFEPTSKNRGWLMDPLGENPWWTLLVAVLPAMLCTILIFMDQQITAVIINRKEHKLKKGCGYHLDLLLVAIMLGVCSIMGLPWFVAATVLSISHVNSLKVESGCSAPGEQPKFLGIREQRVTGFMIFVLMGCSVFMTSVLKFIPMPVLYGVFLYMGVSSLKGIQFFDRIKLFGMPAKHQPDLIYLRYVPLWKVHIFTLIQLSCLVLLWVIKVSAAAVVFPMMVLALVFIRKLLDFFFTKRELSWLDDLMPESKKKTEDDKKKKAREKLDEESGLEEEEEMGIKDTYEDSNRLKIPVKELSGRSYRIEVVTHSVPFQEKVACVRVDVSPDTPGRDSTTETFL; encoded by the exons ggtCTAGATGAGGAGGCGATTGTTGACCACGGAAAGACGAGCTTCGCCACTCTCTCAAACTATGAGAAAGACGATTTTGAAA GCCACAGAGCAGTGTACGTGGGTGTCCATGTTCCTCTTGGGAGGGAGAGTAAGCGGAGGCATCGCCACAGAGgacacaagcaaagaaagaagaagaatagaGATTCCGAGGAGGGGAAAGAAGATGGCAGGGATTCTCCTACTTATG ACACGCCATCCCAGAGGGTACAGTTCATCTTGGGTACAGAGGATGATGACCTGGAGCACGTCCCTCACGACCTCTTCACCGAAATGGATGAGCTGTCCTTTAGAGATGGCACTGCCACTGAGTGGAGAGAGACTGCCAG ATGGCTGAAGTTTGAAGAGGATGTGGAAGATGGTGGTGAGAGGTGGAGTAAGCCTTACGTGGCCACATTGTCCTTGCACAGCTTATTTGAACTGCGTAGCTGCATACTTAACGGCACAGTTTTGCTGGATATGAGGGCCAGTAGTATCGAGGAAATCGCAG ACATGGTGATAGACAGCATGGTGGCGTCAGGGCAGCTGAAGGAGGATTTGCGTGACAAGGTGCGGGAAGCAATGCTGAAGAAACACCATCATCAGAATGAGAGAAAGCTCAGCAATCGCATCCCACTTGTGCGCTCCATTGCTGACATAGGCAAGAAACATTCTGACCCACTCTTGCTTGAAAAGAACG GAGAGGGCCTGTCCTCTTCACGTCTTTCTCTCCACAAGCCAGGGACAGCATCCTCCGTATCCAACCTGTCCCAGAGACGAGAGTCCAGAGTCTCCGTTCTGCTCAACCACCTGctgccctcttcttcttccaacACTGGGCTTTTCCCAGGTCCTTCTCCCTTTACCACCCCTCAGGCTTTACGCCGTTCTCAGAGCCCATCACACAGACAGGGCGTAGTCCTCGGCCCACAAGGCATCCCTGAGGTTGTGGTATCTCCTCCAGAGGATGAGGACCCACCAGAAGAAGAGGCGGTATCACCACAGCTCAGCCGGCGAGCATCCTCAGCATCCCAGAGCGTTGAGCTGCTGCCCTTAGAAG GACCACTGGTGTCTCAGAACTCCGTCCCAAACAATCTGGATAGCAACAAGGCAATGGATAGGCGGCCATCCAAAGTAGGGGTCAGTAGAGAAAGCAGCAGTGTCGACTTCAGCAAG GTGGACATGAATTTCATGAAAAAGATTCCCCCGGGTGCTGAGGCTTCCAATGTGCTAGTGGGAGAAGTGGACTTCCTGGAGAAGCCCATAATTGCATTTGTTCGACTGTCACCTGCAGTCCTTATCACAGGCCTTACTGAGGTGCCTGTGCCCACAAG GTTTCTTttcctgcttttgggtcctcaCGGCAAAGGACCACAGTACCATGAAATTGGCAGATCCATGGCCACGCTAATGACAGACGAG ATTTTCCACGACGTTGCATACAAGGCCAAAGACCGAACTGATCTACTCTCTGGGATAGATGAGTTCCTTGATCAGGTGACTGTCCTTCCTCCTGGAGAGTGGGATCCCACAATTCGAATTGAGCCACCCAAGAATGTCCCATCTCAG ATAAAGAGGAAAATACCACTGCAGCCCAATGGCAGTGCACCTCCAGCTGGAGAACTGGAAAAGGAGGAGGACCATCATGCAGGGCCTGAGCTGCAGAGGACTGGGAG AATTTTCGGAGGTCTGGTCCTGGATGTCAAGCGGAAAGCGCCCTTTTACTGGAGCGACATCAGGGACGCTCTCAGTCTGCAGTGTCTCGCTTCTGTCCTTTTCCTTTACTGCGCCTGCATGTCTCCTGTCATCACATTCGGGGGTCTGCTTGGGGAGGCGACAAAAGGCAACATA AGCGCCATCGAGTCTCTATTTGGGGCATCACTGACAGGAGTAGCATACTCCCTCTTTGCAGGCCAGCCCCTCACTATTCTTGGCAGCACGGGGCCTGTTTTAGTATTTGAGAAGATCCTCTTTAAGTTCTGCAA GGACTATAGCTTGTCCTACCTGTCTCTACGGACCAGCATTGGTCTGTGGACTGCCTTCCTGTGTATCCTCCTTGTGGCCACAGATGCAAGCTCTCTGGTTTGCTACATTACCCGCTTCACAGAGGAAGCTTTTGCAGCATTGATCTGCATCATCTTCATCTACGAAGCTCTAGAGAAGCTCTTTCATCTGGGAGAATTGTACCCTGTCAACATGCATAACAGCTTGGACAACCTTACTCTGTATTC GTGTCAGTGCTCTCCACCAGCAAATGCTACAGATGAGGTCATGCAGAAGTGGAACCAGTCCGGATATAGTCCAGACTCTATCGAATGGAGCAGCCTCAGTGTTTCA aCGTGCAAATTGCTCCATGGAGACTTTGTGGGTCCTGCCTGTGGTCACCATGGGCCGTACATCCCAGATGTTCTCTTTTGGTCTGTTATCCTCTTCTTCACAACCTTCTTTTTGTCATCATTCCTCAAGCAGTTTAAAACAGAAAGATACTTCCCCACCAGG GTGCGATCCACTATTAGTGACTTTGCAGTGTTTATAACCATCATGATTATGGTGCTAGTGGACTACCTAATGGGGATCCCGTCTCCTAAACTGAATGTTCCTGACCGCTTTGAG CCAACTTCAAAGAACAGAGGCTGGCTAATGGATCCGTTAGGAGAAAACCCTTGGTGGACACTGCTGGTGGCAGTACTTCCTGCCATGCTCTGCACCATCCTCATTTTTATGGATCAGCAGATCACAGCAGTCATCATCAACCGCAAAGAGCACAAGCTGAAG AAAGGATGTGGCTATCACCTGGACTTGCTCCTCGTGGCAATAATGCTGGGCGTGTGCTCCATTATGGGCTTGCCGTGGTTTGTGGCTGCAACCGTCCTCTCCATTTCCCACGTTAACAGCCTGAAGGTGGAGTCTGGCTGCTCCGCACCGGGAGAACAGCCCAAGTTTTTGGGAATCCGGGAACAGCGAGTCACGGGATTTATGATCTTTGTCCTGATGGGTTGTTCTGTCTTCATGACATCAGTGCTCAAG TTTATTCCAATGCCGGTTCTGTACGGAGTCTTTCTCTACATGGGTGTCTCTTCCCTCAAAGGCATTCAA TTCTTTGACAGAATCAAACTGTTTGGCATGCCTGCAAAGCACCAGCCTGACCTGATCTACCTGCGCTATGTGCCACTGTGGAAGGTCCATATCTTCACCCTGATACAGCTCAGCTGTTTGGTGCTGCTCTGGGTAATCAAggtgtctgcagcagctgttgtATTCCCCATGATG GTTCTGGCGCTGGTCTTTATCCGAAAGCTTCTAGACTTTTTCTTTaccaagagagagctgagctggCTCGATGACTTGATGCCAGAAAGCAAAAAGAAGACTGAGGAtgataagaaaaagaaagcgcGTGAAAAGCTG GATGAAGAGTCCGgactggaggaagaagaagagatggGGATTAAGGACACTTATGAAGACTCGAACCGGCTCAAGATCCCAGTGAAGGAACTCTCAGGGAG ATCCTACAGAATAGAAGTAGTGACCCACAGCGTCCCATT
- the LOC113014099 gene encoding sodium bicarbonate cotransporter 3-like isoform X8 — MDCPSEQMRPLLRAGLDEEAIVDHGKTSFATLSNYEKDDFESHRAVYVGVHVPLGRESKRRHRHRGHKQRKKKNRDSEEGKEDGRDSPTYDTPSQRVQFILGTEDDDLEHVPHDLFTEMDELSFRDGTATEWRETARWLKFEEDVEDGGERWSKPYVATLSLHSLFELRSCILNGTVLLDMRASSIEEIADMVIDSMVASGQLKEDLRDKVREAMLKKHHHQNERKLSNRIPLVRSIADIGKKHSDPLLLEKNGPLVSQNSVPNNLDSNKAMDRRPSKVGVSRESSSVDFSKVDMNFMKKIPPGAEASNVLVGEVDFLEKPIIAFVRLSPAVLITGLTEVPVPTRFLFLLLGPHGKGPQYHEIGRSMATLMTDEIFHDVAYKAKDRTDLLSGIDEFLDQVTVLPPGEWDPTIRIEPPKNVPSQIKRKIPLQPNGSAPPAGELEKEEDHHAGPELQRTGRIFGGLVLDVKRKAPFYWSDIRDALSLQCLASVLFLYCACMSPVITFGGLLGEATKGNISAIESLFGASLTGVAYSLFAGQPLTILGSTGPVLVFEKILFKFCKDYSLSYLSLRTSIGLWTAFLCILLVATDASSLVCYITRFTEEAFAALICIIFIYEALEKLFHLGELYPVNMHNSLDNLTLYSCQCSPPANATDEVMQKWNQSGYSPDSIEWSSLSVSTCKLLHGDFVGPACGHHGPYIPDVLFWSVILFFTTFFLSSFLKQFKTERYFPTRVRSTISDFAVFITIMIMVLVDYLMGIPSPKLNVPDRFEPTSKNRGWLMDPLGENPWWTLLVAVLPAMLCTILIFMDQQITAVIINRKEHKLKKGCGYHLDLLLVAIMLGVCSIMGLPWFVAATVLSISHVNSLKVESGCSAPGEQPKFLGIREQRVTGFMIFVLMGCSVFMTSVLKFIPMPVLYGVFLYMGVSSLKGIQFFDRIKLFGMPAKHQPDLIYLRYVPLWKVHIFTLIQLSCLVLLWVIKVSAAAVVFPMMVLALVFIRKLLDFFFTKRELSWLDDLMPESKKKTEDDKKKKAREKLDEESGLEEEEEMGIKDTYEDSNRLKIPVKELSGSSDTDPLVVNISDEMAKTAVWKAVNSSAESCVQPVKLSGSQEKVACVRVDVSPDTPGRDSTTETFL; from the exons ggtCTAGATGAGGAGGCGATTGTTGACCACGGAAAGACGAGCTTCGCCACTCTCTCAAACTATGAGAAAGACGATTTTGAAA GCCACAGAGCAGTGTACGTGGGTGTCCATGTTCCTCTTGGGAGGGAGAGTAAGCGGAGGCATCGCCACAGAGgacacaagcaaagaaagaagaagaatagaGATTCCGAGGAGGGGAAAGAAGATGGCAGGGATTCTCCTACTTATG ACACGCCATCCCAGAGGGTACAGTTCATCTTGGGTACAGAGGATGATGACCTGGAGCACGTCCCTCACGACCTCTTCACCGAAATGGATGAGCTGTCCTTTAGAGATGGCACTGCCACTGAGTGGAGAGAGACTGCCAG ATGGCTGAAGTTTGAAGAGGATGTGGAAGATGGTGGTGAGAGGTGGAGTAAGCCTTACGTGGCCACATTGTCCTTGCACAGCTTATTTGAACTGCGTAGCTGCATACTTAACGGCACAGTTTTGCTGGATATGAGGGCCAGTAGTATCGAGGAAATCGCAG ACATGGTGATAGACAGCATGGTGGCGTCAGGGCAGCTGAAGGAGGATTTGCGTGACAAGGTGCGGGAAGCAATGCTGAAGAAACACCATCATCAGAATGAGAGAAAGCTCAGCAATCGCATCCCACTTGTGCGCTCCATTGCTGACATAGGCAAGAAACATTCTGACCCACTCTTGCTTGAAAAGAACG GACCACTGGTGTCTCAGAACTCCGTCCCAAACAATCTGGATAGCAACAAGGCAATGGATAGGCGGCCATCCAAAGTAGGGGTCAGTAGAGAAAGCAGCAGTGTCGACTTCAGCAAG GTGGACATGAATTTCATGAAAAAGATTCCCCCGGGTGCTGAGGCTTCCAATGTGCTAGTGGGAGAAGTGGACTTCCTGGAGAAGCCCATAATTGCATTTGTTCGACTGTCACCTGCAGTCCTTATCACAGGCCTTACTGAGGTGCCTGTGCCCACAAG GTTTCTTttcctgcttttgggtcctcaCGGCAAAGGACCACAGTACCATGAAATTGGCAGATCCATGGCCACGCTAATGACAGACGAG ATTTTCCACGACGTTGCATACAAGGCCAAAGACCGAACTGATCTACTCTCTGGGATAGATGAGTTCCTTGATCAGGTGACTGTCCTTCCTCCTGGAGAGTGGGATCCCACAATTCGAATTGAGCCACCCAAGAATGTCCCATCTCAG ATAAAGAGGAAAATACCACTGCAGCCCAATGGCAGTGCACCTCCAGCTGGAGAACTGGAAAAGGAGGAGGACCATCATGCAGGGCCTGAGCTGCAGAGGACTGGGAG AATTTTCGGAGGTCTGGTCCTGGATGTCAAGCGGAAAGCGCCCTTTTACTGGAGCGACATCAGGGACGCTCTCAGTCTGCAGTGTCTCGCTTCTGTCCTTTTCCTTTACTGCGCCTGCATGTCTCCTGTCATCACATTCGGGGGTCTGCTTGGGGAGGCGACAAAAGGCAACATA AGCGCCATCGAGTCTCTATTTGGGGCATCACTGACAGGAGTAGCATACTCCCTCTTTGCAGGCCAGCCCCTCACTATTCTTGGCAGCACGGGGCCTGTTTTAGTATTTGAGAAGATCCTCTTTAAGTTCTGCAA GGACTATAGCTTGTCCTACCTGTCTCTACGGACCAGCATTGGTCTGTGGACTGCCTTCCTGTGTATCCTCCTTGTGGCCACAGATGCAAGCTCTCTGGTTTGCTACATTACCCGCTTCACAGAGGAAGCTTTTGCAGCATTGATCTGCATCATCTTCATCTACGAAGCTCTAGAGAAGCTCTTTCATCTGGGAGAATTGTACCCTGTCAACATGCATAACAGCTTGGACAACCTTACTCTGTATTC GTGTCAGTGCTCTCCACCAGCAAATGCTACAGATGAGGTCATGCAGAAGTGGAACCAGTCCGGATATAGTCCAGACTCTATCGAATGGAGCAGCCTCAGTGTTTCA aCGTGCAAATTGCTCCATGGAGACTTTGTGGGTCCTGCCTGTGGTCACCATGGGCCGTACATCCCAGATGTTCTCTTTTGGTCTGTTATCCTCTTCTTCACAACCTTCTTTTTGTCATCATTCCTCAAGCAGTTTAAAACAGAAAGATACTTCCCCACCAGG GTGCGATCCACTATTAGTGACTTTGCAGTGTTTATAACCATCATGATTATGGTGCTAGTGGACTACCTAATGGGGATCCCGTCTCCTAAACTGAATGTTCCTGACCGCTTTGAG CCAACTTCAAAGAACAGAGGCTGGCTAATGGATCCGTTAGGAGAAAACCCTTGGTGGACACTGCTGGTGGCAGTACTTCCTGCCATGCTCTGCACCATCCTCATTTTTATGGATCAGCAGATCACAGCAGTCATCATCAACCGCAAAGAGCACAAGCTGAAG AAAGGATGTGGCTATCACCTGGACTTGCTCCTCGTGGCAATAATGCTGGGCGTGTGCTCCATTATGGGCTTGCCGTGGTTTGTGGCTGCAACCGTCCTCTCCATTTCCCACGTTAACAGCCTGAAGGTGGAGTCTGGCTGCTCCGCACCGGGAGAACAGCCCAAGTTTTTGGGAATCCGGGAACAGCGAGTCACGGGATTTATGATCTTTGTCCTGATGGGTTGTTCTGTCTTCATGACATCAGTGCTCAAG TTTATTCCAATGCCGGTTCTGTACGGAGTCTTTCTCTACATGGGTGTCTCTTCCCTCAAAGGCATTCAA TTCTTTGACAGAATCAAACTGTTTGGCATGCCTGCAAAGCACCAGCCTGACCTGATCTACCTGCGCTATGTGCCACTGTGGAAGGTCCATATCTTCACCCTGATACAGCTCAGCTGTTTGGTGCTGCTCTGGGTAATCAAggtgtctgcagcagctgttgtATTCCCCATGATG GTTCTGGCGCTGGTCTTTATCCGAAAGCTTCTAGACTTTTTCTTTaccaagagagagctgagctggCTCGATGACTTGATGCCAGAAAGCAAAAAGAAGACTGAGGAtgataagaaaaagaaagcgcGTGAAAAGCTG GATGAAGAGTCCGgactggaggaagaagaagagatggGGATTAAGGACACTTATGAAGACTCGAACCGGCTCAAGATCCCAGTGAAGGAACTCTCAGGGAG
- the LOC113014099 gene encoding sodium bicarbonate cotransporter 3-like isoform X6, translated as MDCPSEQMRPLLRAGLDEEAIVDHGKTSFATLSNYEKDDFESHRAVYVGVHVPLGRESKRRHRHRGHKQRKKKNRDSEEGKEDGRDSPTYDTPSQRVQFILGTEDDDLEHVPHDLFTEMDELSFRDGTATEWRETARWLKFEEDVEDGGERWSKPYVATLSLHSLFELRSCILNGTVLLDMRASSIEEIADMVIDSMVASGQLKEDLRDKVREAMLKKHHHQNERKLSNRIPLVRSIADIGKKHSDPLLLEKNGEGLSSSRLSLHKPGTASSVSNLSQRRESRVSVLLNHLLPSSSSNTGLFPGPSPFTTPQALRRSQSPSHRQGVVLGPQGIPEVVVSPPEDEDPPEEEAVSPQLSRRASSASQSVELLPLEGPLVSQNSVPNNLDSNKAMDRRPSKVGVSRESSSVDFSKVDMNFMKKIPPGAEASNVLVGEVDFLEKPIIAFVRLSPAVLITGLTEVPVPTRFLFLLLGPHGKGPQYHEIGRSMATLMTDEIFHDVAYKAKDRTDLLSGIDEFLDQVTVLPPGEWDPTIRIEPPKNVPSQIKRKIPLQPNGSAPPAGELEKEEDHHAGPELQRTGRIFGGLVLDVKRKAPFYWSDIRDALSLQCLASVLFLYCACMSPVITFGGLLGEATKGNISAIESLFGASLTGVAYSLFAGQPLTILGSTGPVLVFEKILFKFCKDYSLSYLSLRTSIGLWTAFLCILLVATDASSLVCYITRFTEEAFAALICIIFIYEALEKLFHLGELYPVNMHNSLDNLTLYSCQCSPPANATDEVMQKWNQSGYSPDSIEWSSLSVSTCKLLHGDFVGPACGHHGPYIPDVLFWSVILFFTTFFLSSFLKQFKTERYFPTRVRSTISDFAVFITIMIMVLVDYLMGIPSPKLNVPDRFEPTSKNRGWLMDPLGENPWWTLLVAVLPAMLCTILIFMDQQITAVIINRKEHKLKKGCGYHLDLLLVAIMLGVCSIMGLPWFVAATVLSISHVNSLKVESGCSAPGEQPKFLGIREQRVTGFMIFVLMGCSVFMTSVLKFIPMPVLYGVFLYMGVSSLKGIQFFDRIKLFGMPAKHQPDLIYLRYVPLWKVHIFTLIQLSCLVLLWVIKVSAAAVVFPMMVLALVFIRKLLDFFFTKRELSWLDDLMPESKKKTEDDKKKKAREKLDEESGLEEEEEMGIKDTYEDSNRLKIPVKELSGSQEKVACVRVDVSPDTPGRDSTTETFL; from the exons ggtCTAGATGAGGAGGCGATTGTTGACCACGGAAAGACGAGCTTCGCCACTCTCTCAAACTATGAGAAAGACGATTTTGAAA GCCACAGAGCAGTGTACGTGGGTGTCCATGTTCCTCTTGGGAGGGAGAGTAAGCGGAGGCATCGCCACAGAGgacacaagcaaagaaagaagaagaatagaGATTCCGAGGAGGGGAAAGAAGATGGCAGGGATTCTCCTACTTATG ACACGCCATCCCAGAGGGTACAGTTCATCTTGGGTACAGAGGATGATGACCTGGAGCACGTCCCTCACGACCTCTTCACCGAAATGGATGAGCTGTCCTTTAGAGATGGCACTGCCACTGAGTGGAGAGAGACTGCCAG ATGGCTGAAGTTTGAAGAGGATGTGGAAGATGGTGGTGAGAGGTGGAGTAAGCCTTACGTGGCCACATTGTCCTTGCACAGCTTATTTGAACTGCGTAGCTGCATACTTAACGGCACAGTTTTGCTGGATATGAGGGCCAGTAGTATCGAGGAAATCGCAG ACATGGTGATAGACAGCATGGTGGCGTCAGGGCAGCTGAAGGAGGATTTGCGTGACAAGGTGCGGGAAGCAATGCTGAAGAAACACCATCATCAGAATGAGAGAAAGCTCAGCAATCGCATCCCACTTGTGCGCTCCATTGCTGACATAGGCAAGAAACATTCTGACCCACTCTTGCTTGAAAAGAACG GAGAGGGCCTGTCCTCTTCACGTCTTTCTCTCCACAAGCCAGGGACAGCATCCTCCGTATCCAACCTGTCCCAGAGACGAGAGTCCAGAGTCTCCGTTCTGCTCAACCACCTGctgccctcttcttcttccaacACTGGGCTTTTCCCAGGTCCTTCTCCCTTTACCACCCCTCAGGCTTTACGCCGTTCTCAGAGCCCATCACACAGACAGGGCGTAGTCCTCGGCCCACAAGGCATCCCTGAGGTTGTGGTATCTCCTCCAGAGGATGAGGACCCACCAGAAGAAGAGGCGGTATCACCACAGCTCAGCCGGCGAGCATCCTCAGCATCCCAGAGCGTTGAGCTGCTGCCCTTAGAAG GACCACTGGTGTCTCAGAACTCCGTCCCAAACAATCTGGATAGCAACAAGGCAATGGATAGGCGGCCATCCAAAGTAGGGGTCAGTAGAGAAAGCAGCAGTGTCGACTTCAGCAAG GTGGACATGAATTTCATGAAAAAGATTCCCCCGGGTGCTGAGGCTTCCAATGTGCTAGTGGGAGAAGTGGACTTCCTGGAGAAGCCCATAATTGCATTTGTTCGACTGTCACCTGCAGTCCTTATCACAGGCCTTACTGAGGTGCCTGTGCCCACAAG GTTTCTTttcctgcttttgggtcctcaCGGCAAAGGACCACAGTACCATGAAATTGGCAGATCCATGGCCACGCTAATGACAGACGAG ATTTTCCACGACGTTGCATACAAGGCCAAAGACCGAACTGATCTACTCTCTGGGATAGATGAGTTCCTTGATCAGGTGACTGTCCTTCCTCCTGGAGAGTGGGATCCCACAATTCGAATTGAGCCACCCAAGAATGTCCCATCTCAG ATAAAGAGGAAAATACCACTGCAGCCCAATGGCAGTGCACCTCCAGCTGGAGAACTGGAAAAGGAGGAGGACCATCATGCAGGGCCTGAGCTGCAGAGGACTGGGAG AATTTTCGGAGGTCTGGTCCTGGATGTCAAGCGGAAAGCGCCCTTTTACTGGAGCGACATCAGGGACGCTCTCAGTCTGCAGTGTCTCGCTTCTGTCCTTTTCCTTTACTGCGCCTGCATGTCTCCTGTCATCACATTCGGGGGTCTGCTTGGGGAGGCGACAAAAGGCAACATA AGCGCCATCGAGTCTCTATTTGGGGCATCACTGACAGGAGTAGCATACTCCCTCTTTGCAGGCCAGCCCCTCACTATTCTTGGCAGCACGGGGCCTGTTTTAGTATTTGAGAAGATCCTCTTTAAGTTCTGCAA GGACTATAGCTTGTCCTACCTGTCTCTACGGACCAGCATTGGTCTGTGGACTGCCTTCCTGTGTATCCTCCTTGTGGCCACAGATGCAAGCTCTCTGGTTTGCTACATTACCCGCTTCACAGAGGAAGCTTTTGCAGCATTGATCTGCATCATCTTCATCTACGAAGCTCTAGAGAAGCTCTTTCATCTGGGAGAATTGTACCCTGTCAACATGCATAACAGCTTGGACAACCTTACTCTGTATTC GTGTCAGTGCTCTCCACCAGCAAATGCTACAGATGAGGTCATGCAGAAGTGGAACCAGTCCGGATATAGTCCAGACTCTATCGAATGGAGCAGCCTCAGTGTTTCA aCGTGCAAATTGCTCCATGGAGACTTTGTGGGTCCTGCCTGTGGTCACCATGGGCCGTACATCCCAGATGTTCTCTTTTGGTCTGTTATCCTCTTCTTCACAACCTTCTTTTTGTCATCATTCCTCAAGCAGTTTAAAACAGAAAGATACTTCCCCACCAGG GTGCGATCCACTATTAGTGACTTTGCAGTGTTTATAACCATCATGATTATGGTGCTAGTGGACTACCTAATGGGGATCCCGTCTCCTAAACTGAATGTTCCTGACCGCTTTGAG CCAACTTCAAAGAACAGAGGCTGGCTAATGGATCCGTTAGGAGAAAACCCTTGGTGGACACTGCTGGTGGCAGTACTTCCTGCCATGCTCTGCACCATCCTCATTTTTATGGATCAGCAGATCACAGCAGTCATCATCAACCGCAAAGAGCACAAGCTGAAG AAAGGATGTGGCTATCACCTGGACTTGCTCCTCGTGGCAATAATGCTGGGCGTGTGCTCCATTATGGGCTTGCCGTGGTTTGTGGCTGCAACCGTCCTCTCCATTTCCCACGTTAACAGCCTGAAGGTGGAGTCTGGCTGCTCCGCACCGGGAGAACAGCCCAAGTTTTTGGGAATCCGGGAACAGCGAGTCACGGGATTTATGATCTTTGTCCTGATGGGTTGTTCTGTCTTCATGACATCAGTGCTCAAG TTTATTCCAATGCCGGTTCTGTACGGAGTCTTTCTCTACATGGGTGTCTCTTCCCTCAAAGGCATTCAA TTCTTTGACAGAATCAAACTGTTTGGCATGCCTGCAAAGCACCAGCCTGACCTGATCTACCTGCGCTATGTGCCACTGTGGAAGGTCCATATCTTCACCCTGATACAGCTCAGCTGTTTGGTGCTGCTCTGGGTAATCAAggtgtctgcagcagctgttgtATTCCCCATGATG GTTCTGGCGCTGGTCTTTATCCGAAAGCTTCTAGACTTTTTCTTTaccaagagagagctgagctggCTCGATGACTTGATGCCAGAAAGCAAAAAGAAGACTGAGGAtgataagaaaaagaaagcgcGTGAAAAGCTG GATGAAGAGTCCGgactggaggaagaagaagagatggGGATTAAGGACACTTATGAAGACTCGAACCGGCTCAAGATCCCAGTGAAGGAACTCTCAGGGAG